In Setaria viridis chromosome 5, Setaria_viridis_v4.0, whole genome shotgun sequence, the genomic stretch TTTTAGACTGGAAGAACGAGTAGATTTGGTAATTTCAAAATTATACTAGCCCCGGCTTCTCTAATTGTTGCTGCTGCAACCTCTCGATTTCAAATGTAATGCCAGCAGGTTACTACATAAAAAATACATATCATTCTTCTCAAATCTGACACAAGCCTAACGAGTTAGCATGGATTGTCCCTTCGATATAAAAAGAATCTTtagtaaaaaataataattccCTCCATCGTGCCTAGAAGGTTAGAGCATAATAGTTTCAGGCGCAGGTAAAAATCCGTGCATTACAAAAGCATACGAAAGCAGTGGCGGAGCAAGCTTAGAATTTTAGGTGGGGCATCCTTCGCCACAAACATAAATTGTCCTAAAAACCTAATTCGTTAAGCAGCGCAAGTTAGATTAGCAAGCTAGCTAGTAGGCATCAATTAAATCCATAAATCCAACAGTAAAATTGTAtcatactccatccgttccaaattacatttgttttgatttttctagatacgttACTTTTGCTCTGtattagaaaagtcaaaacgaatagtaatttgggatggaggaagtacaaGCTACTAGCACTAGCTTGTTGTAGACACCAAGAAAGCATGTAGAGACTTGAACTACTCACAAATAAGCAACCAGAAATCTAGAACCAATGGCTTGGTTGCTTTGCTTGTTGCTCTCTTTTGCCTGTCTTTGTGACCTACCATCTCATGAATGCGAATTGAATAGAAGAACAAGGCAACGAGCTGTGCGGCACTCTATAATTTCCTCCCCTAGCCCGGCCTCCATGAAGTTGCGACTTGCGCCCTTCTTGATCTCCGATGCCACAAAGTAGGGCAGCCGCGGCAGGCCTAGGAACTAGGATAAGAGGCAGCACCACGGCAGCCGGCGATAGGCATGGGAATGCAGGGCCTTGGGTTCTTTATTGTTGCTCGTTGCCTTAGGTTGAGACGACACATCAAATAGGTGTGCACGGTGCTGGCTGCTGGGTCGAAAAGTAATTGGGCTGTCGACTACTCCCGGCTGCCGGTCTAATATAgggttttcttcctcctccagccatCCGACCCCGATCTGCACCTTCAGTCGATACTCCGGCCACCGCGATCGCCATGGGGAGGGGTGATTGCTTCGACGATAGCTGCGGCAGCTACCCCACTCTGCTGTATGAGGAGCTCCACCTATGTGAAAGTCAATGAAAGTGGTAAGAAGACAAACAACAAATTATAAACCTTTGATAAAAATGAGGAGTGATAAATCCACGATAACACAAATAAATTAGGTTCGTAGAATCAAAACAATTCTAAGAATATCCGGTGTTTCCAtccgctcttttttttttcttgtaacaACGAAAGTCCATGCCTTTCtggctctctctccctctcctttttttatttaaccATGAAAGTCCAGGCCTTTTCTTTCTTGGTTTCCAAGACAACCGGTCAGGTTCTTCGCTCGTGTGTCCGTGGCCACCAGCAAACAACACACAGCACAAGGattcccgtcccgtcccgttccGCTTCCATCCGGTGTCCGCAGGGTCCACGAGTGCCCCTCGCCCATCTCGATtagccgccaccgcccccaTCGCATCGTGACCGTCCACCCACCCACCAAGGGCGCCCCCGACGGACCGAGCGGGCCGGCTCGAACCGGACCAGCCAAACAAGCTGACCCGACCGCGCACGAACCCTAGCTAGCCGTCCCTGCGGccgtgccctcctcctcccccttgtAGCTGCTGGAtccccccctcctctctctctctccgcctccctcgcgGGTCCCGGCGGAAGGCACGGCAAAGGCGGCAGGCACAGAGGCAGCGCTGGGCGAGCGCTCCACCAGtgagcggcggccatggtgtTCGGCAAGGTCGCCATCGTCATCGGCTCCGGTACGCGCGCCCCGCCCCCCGCTCCTCTTCGTTCGCCTCCCGCCCTCTGCCTTATCTTCGATTCGAGGGCGGGAGGCTTGTACTCGCTTCTAGGGTTCTTCCGGTTCGCTCTTGCTTTAGCCCCCCGGCGGCGCGAGGCGTGCTTTTTGGAGGACTCAGACTCCTTCCTTGCAATCGAACCGATTGGGTTGCTCCCCGCTTCAGATTGAGCTAGGCTAGAGCACTCTAGTGTAGTGCAGCGACATGCTCTTTTCAATTAGTTAGTATGTGGATCCTACCTCCATGCTACGCAAGCTAGCAGCCTAATAGATTTAAAGTGGCTCTTTTTTTAATCGATTTGCAAATGACTAGCTTTACGCAATTGATTGAGAAGAAGCAAGCTGATACACTGCAGTGCAGGGGGTCTGACAGACATTGTTGCTAGCTTATATTACTGTTGCTGCTAGCTTGAATGCTTCAGTGTCTCACCATCAATCCATCACGCTTCCCTTTTGCAGGAATCGTTGGAACAGTACTGACAGGCGGTGAGTCCAGCCTTCCGGACTTCAAGGATGTAATCTCCGGTGCTTTCAAGGTCCCCCTCCCTATCTCTGTTGCATCACCCCTTGTTATGCTTCCCCTCCTTACAGCCAGTTTCAGTAAATTCGATATTAGTTAGTTTTAGCTCATCACCTGTTTTCTCCTCTCATATTTAGTTCATGACCAAGGGtgccaagcaaagcaaggatggGCCGTCTACCAGCAGTCCGCACACTGCTCAGTTGTTGACTCAGGTTTTTTGCATGCCAACTTCTCTTTCTATGCTTTGAACACCAGTTCCATGTATCCAGAGAAATAACTCATTAAAACAAATGCTTCAGGTCAATTATCTCAGAGAGGAGCTGAACATGCTGTCTAAATCAAACCATGTTGCTATTGTCACTGTTGACGGTAGACCTGGTTAGTGCTTTCTGTTGTTTGCCATCCTGTTTCTGACAAATTAATTCATACTTTGCTTTATCTTCTACATTTTATGATCTTTTACCTGCTATTATTTATCTGAAAGCTGCTCCTCTTGTTGGTTCTgttgttattttagttttcaaGTAAATTCATTGACTTTTGTACCAATGATAGCAAAAATTTTCTTTTGCAGGCCCTGGCGCGTATGGTATTACAGCTGTTGTTATTGGAGCTATTGGCTATTTATTCATTAGATGGAAGGtacacattttttttcattttgtgaaAGGTTATTGCTAGCAAAGTTTATTAATTAAATCTGAACTAGATCGTACTGCAGGCTGCAAATTTTCTTTCTTATCATTTAAGTGCCCAAGCAATTCCTACTGTGCCATTTGATGTTTTGGCCATTGTCAATTCCATCAGAGCTTACTTGATGATTACAGGGGTGGAAACTTTCTGATATGATGTTTGTGACGAAGCGTGGCTTTACTGATGCTTGCAATGCAGTGGGGAAACAAGTGGATCAGGTTTCGGAAAGTGTTCATGTAAGATTCTTCTTCCATCTTTCACAGTAATGTTACTATTAGACCTTCAAGTTCTGAGATGAGCATTGTAGTGATCCACATATTTTATTCATACCCTTTGAACTAAGTACTGTACAAGTTTCTAAAATTTGTTAATTGTATTTATTTGGTCTCCCAAACTAAAAAACAAATACACCTCCCTACATCAAAGGCTGTTCAGTTTGAATATCAAAGGACAAGTCCATAGCCGTTCTTACAATGGTTGTTTCCTATTTTGTGATGCTTTCTTATGTTTCCATACCTGATATTTGTATTCCTGCTGTGTCCATATTCGTGGCATTTTTTACCAGTGCACTCAAGCACACAATATGTACTATCTAGAGTCATTTTTGAGTGGAAGTTGACCACCACACCCTCTGCATTAAATGACGTATTAAAAATATGATTGGTAGGCTTAACATAAGAAATTTGGGAAAGTATGCCTATGAGAGAGTCAAGTTTTTGGAAACAAAAGTTTTGGTCAGAAGTGTCAAGTACATAGAAATAGAGGGAGTATGCTTATGTCCAGTTTTTTAGTTTATCTATATGTGCATATCCCTATCATAGTTTCTGATATATAGATTAATTCTTGTATACTTCCACTAAGTGCCTATGCCTACATTGAACGGAAAGAGAGGGAAATGAACCCAATAAGATAAAGAAAGATTTCTAGGCTTCACTGGTTATGCCTCCAGTCATTaaattaattttcttttatggtAACATCTAGATGTTATGACTTTACCGTTGCAACCAGAACTCTACTAATGTGAAATATTCTGATATCAGGCTGCAAAGAGACATCTTGCTGGAAGGATTGATCGTGTAGATTGTACTTTAGATGAATGCCAAGAAATTACAGAAGCAACAAGGAATGAGGTTTGAAATTACCTTCATACTCTTTATCAGTTTGGTGTAATTTAGTGGAGACTGATACAAAATTATTTCATAGGTTACAATCATCCATGGAGATCTAAGTGCCTTCCAGAAGGACATGGAGTCAGTTCATCTTGTAGTTCGTAATCTGGTAGGTACATTAAATGTTTTTGTTCGAGATGAACTGATTCAGTCTCAGTGCTATGTACAGACTGATTACCTGTTGTGTTGCAGGAGACAAAACTTGGACGCCTAGCTTATACTCAAGTAAGTAGACATTTACATCACTGCAACTTAATTTTCTCCAGTGACTCATATGTTTCTAATCTCTTACTGAAATGTCATAGGATCGTACAACACGAGGAATATATGACTTGTGCGAATTCACTAAAAAATTGGAACAGAGCCCGAAAGCTGATACTCGTCAGGCAAGTTGACACAGTGTACCTGATTCAGTTTTTACTAAAAAATTGTTGTGAACATTGTCATATTTCTATGGCCTGTGATAAGCTTGGACCTTGTATCTCTTGTAATCCCATACACAACTTTATTTAATTGAAAATTAATGAAGGTGCCATTTTTGCACAGATTTCAGGGTGATACCAACTGCGATGCATTTTACTCAATTTGACAAATATCTTGTTTCATCCTTGTTGATTGCTATTCATACGATTTTCAGGTTACATCATCAACTCCTCGTCCTGCTATTGAATCCTCAGAGAGAGCTGCTAGGGTAAAATTACTGAGATACCTTCCTACAGTTTTTATAATTTGGATCTTCGCTTATCGATCCTTTGTTTTGTTACCACAGGCTGCTTCCTTGCCCCCCGCTTTGGAACCAGAGTCTCCATCAGCCCAATCACCTAGAGCTGAGGCACCAAAGGTCAGTTTGGTTTCTTGTTGGAGCATACAATTGACCTGGCTTGTTCCATCTGATATAATTTGCTTTTGTAGGTTGTGCGCTCTACAACCATGTCAGCATCAGGACTTAGTATGCTAGTTGGAACTACAATGCCACCTAAAAGAGTAAGATCACGACCAACTTACGCACTTTGTGATTTTGATTAGTTTCGGTTATGGTTGTTCTATCTAATGACCACCGTGCACATTGATAAGACATATTATTATTTGTCTATAATATGTGCAAATGGTGCTCACAGCAGTAGCATATACTCAAAAAAACACATTGAAGACAGTTTTATATGTTATGAATTGTGATAATATGTTTTGTTTGTCTATTCTCACTGTTCATTATAATGTATTTGTCGTCTCCTAACTCTCTGTAACAAACTTTAAACCTCTGGTTCTGCCATGTTGCCACATACAGTAGTATTGTATTTGCACTTTGTGCTTTACATTTCAATCAGAAAATGGTAAAATTTAGTAATAAATAACATGATGAAACTAATATAGGTTTAAGGGTTCGTAAAGCAGTAAAGTACAAGAATAGCTTTAAGAAAAATGTACCAACTGTGTTTGCTGTTGAACTTTGACAGTCCACCTTTCACCTAGCTGACCAAGTATCATGTGGTCACAGTTTGTACTTGTAGAGATATTTTGTGCAATGTGATGGTACTAATTTGCATTCATGCAGCGATAGAAACAGAGTTACAGTTTCGTTTTGCTAAACATACCAGTTACATTTTTTTCCCTTATACTCAGAAGCGGCAACAGCTTAAGTTATGATTCTTTACATGTGCAGGATCACCAGGGTGCTTTTAGCAGAGCAAGTTCTATGAAGGAAGGATCCTCTGAGTTACCAAGTGGTGCGCCAAGCTCAGCAGAACCGAGCCCCAGAAGATCTACTAGTTCAACCCTGTTCGGTGGGTTTGGCTTTCTAAGGAGCTACGCAAGCTGAGACGTATGTGCTCAGATAGGTAGCTTTTTTATCCAGAGGACATCACCTTGAGCTGTATATGTAGGTAGAAAACATGGCGGTTGCCAAAAGGACGGCTCCCTTTTCCTATTGGGAATTGAGAATTTTTGTAGGAACTAATTACCTTGCAAAGCAACTCCTCGATGCCAAGAACAGAACTACATCACAGTTTAAATTATGCTGTTGATCTAGATGCTGGAAGAGAAACATGGTTCCCTGTGGATGGGAGGGGCTGTATATTGCAGTGGCTTATGATGTTGTAATTACCGTGACAGTACTACCAGAATACATTTTGGGCAAGGAGCACTTGCAACTAAATTTTTTGCTTTGTTGGACTCTTACCTGCTGGATGTTGCTTGGATAGCATGCGAGCAGCATTGTTCTTGCAGCTGCAGCCGTATCTGGATGCAAGAGCAACATGCACCATATGCTTTAGAGCAAAGCCAACAAAATAAATGGTTCATGCATTCATAAGTTGTGATCGTACCTTTGCTGTCTTAAGTTATGCATGCTGTACTTATGTGTAATGACCCAACCTAGGAAAACGACTCATACCCACTTTGTACACTGAGTGGACTATATCTACACTGCAACATGTTTACACTTTCGTTCTCGCTTCACGTAAAAGGATTAATCTAAGGTTGCAATGCTTCCTAGAGCTAGCCATTTAAGTTGATTTTATTTACTCTCCACTTCCAATTTGAAGAGCTACCATAACCATGCGTGATACTCCAAATTGTTGGCCCACTGGCCTAGTCAAATGGTCCATAGGCTAGATGTTACATTATGTCAGTTGACTATTTGTGTAAAGGCGTGCACGATGCAGATGTATAGCTTTAAGCCCGCTTCCAAACGTGCAGAGCTGGATTAAGGCTCTTCCAGACGACATTCAAATTGCTCGGATATCTGCCTTGTTTCTTGATGCACGGCGAGGTGCAGCGAATATTTGATGTTGGGTGCGCCTCGTATAAAACTTGGATTTGACTAATTATTGAGCAGCAACTATTGCTAGAGTTGCTCTAAAGCATACTCTGAAACAAAGCCTGCGAATATTTGATGTTGGATGCGTGTCAgatcaaacttttttttttccgaatcaTACAGTAATAGACGCTCACAAACACGTACGCACACTTGCTGTAGAtgggcacgtcgcctaccaATAAAAGAATTGCACCGGTTAAATCttgaaataaatttagaaaaatgcgAGCACCAGTGTCGAGTCGGTCGAGGACTCGAATCCTGGTGAGTGGGTTCCACCACAAGAATCCTTACCAACTGGCTACGCTCAGTTCGCGCATCGGATCAAACTTGGATGTGACTAATTATTAATACGAGAAAAGCATATGTATAAATTGTTATTTAGAATTACTTTGCTAATTTGTAATTTCTTTTATGCCTTCTAAATATGTTCTGATAGAAAATATGGATAAAATCTCGGTGCAACTTAGGTGAGAACATAGTAGATTTTGAAAACGGTGAGAATTAATATTAAAGTATACtctgattttttaaaaaattactcTTCCAGATAAGTAGGTGCCAAGTTTTTTTCAGCAATATTTCATAGTTTGTCCTTGTAACATATGGCTACGCCACGACTTTAGCAATTTTTATGGTTAAAGTGCACGTACGTGTGAAATGAGTGTAGCTTAGCTGGTAAGGTTATTTGTTGTGGAACTGGAACATGTTATTTGAGGATTTAACTGGTGTTATTTTTCAGTGGCAGGCGACATGACTATCGACAGTGAGGCGCCTATGATGACTTTGTCAATCTCGAAATCTTTGGAAAGCTTTGGCTGGAGTGTCatgtttctctctcttttcgTGGCTGGTGCATTTTTTTCTAGGCTCACTTCCGCTAAACATAATGCGAATAGCAAGTATATTTTGACTAAGTAACGCGTACTTCTTCCATCATGAATATAAGCATTTCTATTTTTTCAAGTCAAATAATATTTGATTTAATTAAGTTCATAGAAAGGAAATATAATATTACAATATTGAATTAGTATTATGAAATCCATTATAAAATATGTTTTTATAGTGTACTTTTTTAATATGGTAGAGGTTGATATtgtttatataaatttggttaaacttaATATAATTTGATTTAGGATAAAATTAAAAATGTTTATATTTTCAATCAAATGGAGTACAAACAACAAGTATTACATCTGTCTTTCTAAAAATAATGTTTTAGTAAAGGACGTGTATATTATTAAATACTAGAATATCAAGCTAAGGCTGATCTTCGTGCATTGTAATACGGTGCTATATCCAAGATTGCCATGACGCTAGAACAGTATTAAATAGGTGTGTGGAAACAACTCCTACAGTATATTGTACCGTATATTCCTATTGTTATTTCCTATACAACTCAACACAATTAATTGTTACGTACTTGTGTCTATGAGAATATTTTTCTAATATTGGATATCAGGCCCAAACTATATCTCTTACAAAAATAtaattttcttctctcttttttttactcTATGCCATATAAAAAAACATCTTACGTGGGGCTCATTTAATATGTATGACATATACTAGTTTGCATCTAGAACATATAAGGTGGTCATGCACTTGTTTACTTATAATTGGTGAAGATGATACGGAGACTAGCGAGGACGACTGGGAGAATTTCAAGGCTTGATTTatgatgatggagatggagtAGTGGATCCATCAATTTGATTGACTTGCAGGATGGATGCATGCCCTCATTTCCAATATGACAATCGCATTACTCGCATCGCTAGTTAATCCAATACTACTATAGAAGCCGATCGAGATGGTGAGTGCAAAGCTCCTCATCATCGCCATCCTCATCGTCACCGCCAGCAACCCTACCTGGGCACGAGGAGCCCCTAGAGAATTACGATAGCTTGGGAGCCGCCGGAATCGAAGCCGGCCGGggcagaagaagaagcaggatCTGGCGGCTTGGGGGCATCCATAGGAGCTGATGGCACCCTCCGTATGGGCTTCCTTACCCCAGCAATCTTAACAGCAGCGGCAAAACACTTCGCTTCCAGCCTTCTACTGTACTGGATAAACACTTAAGTTGTTTATCATAGGACAGCTGAAATAAACTACGACTATCTGCTTGTTTTAGCCCGTCCTAAACGTCAATTGTTATGCTTTTTTTTCCCCTAAGTCAGGCGCACACATGTATATCTGCACGCTAATGAACTGTATGTCTGCTAATGATACGGAATTAAGGTAGCTCTCCCGGGCATTTTAGCCCTTGGCACAATTGCTTAATGATTGCGTGCTTCTCCAAATGCAAGCTTTCCAACTTTGCTGACCTGGCTTCAGTTCTTTCAAGGCCTCCCTCCTGCGGTTGCTCTGCTCTGCCTCTTGACTTGTTGAGCGACCGTTCAGTCTAAAGTTTCGTCTCCCTTTCTGCACTGCTAGCTGCCTCACTTTCCGTGCGCAAGAAAGAGCGGGGAGCTCCCTCTTGCTTCGATGTCCTGTTAGGAATTGCAAATATCTTGCAGAGCAACGCCTCCATGCCAAGACCTGCTCCACGTCGACAAGTTTGAAATTATGCTGTTGGGATTAGATGGGGGAGAGAAACGTCGTAATGCTGCCTTGTGTATATTGCTGTGCATCATGGTGTTGTAATTAACTTACCGGTGACGGCCATCGGTGTTTATATATAGTTTGCCAATATATACCGGAGTACACGTTGGGCAACTACTTCCTCCGACTTAAAATACTATTcctcgttttgatttttttgatacataatttttactatgtatctaaatataAGCATGTATCCAGgtagaaaatttaaaattaatagTAATATAGGATGGATGGAGTAATTAATAAGTTTGATTCTATTTTTGTCTGCTGAATGGTTTTATGGAGTGGAGAGCATTGAAGAGCATTGTTGCTGCGATACCCACGAGGCAGGAAGCAAGACTTCCTACATGCATGCACGATAGTATGACAAAATAACCTTCAgcacaaataaaatgaatggaCTAAATGTCAGGCTGTATGTGTATATACCTTCGCTCACTGACTTGCATTATATATGTATATCGGTAAAAAAGCATATGCTCGACGAGTACGGCAGAACCTGCAGCCAGGGCCCAGGGGTGGATCCTGGGTCACAGATTAGAGGGCTcattttcccctttttcttccttcatcctctctttccctccatgttcttcttcctcctcctcctcctcctcctcctcctcctccttctccatttcttctttctcctcttcttctatAGCTGAAATTTGTAGGGGAGCTTTAATTTGGGAGGGCTCTATGGGATCCATGGGGTAGGGAGGGCTCCAACACCCACcggtggaaaactcacctttagtcccgattggatagtatcatagatcccgaaaatccaaccgggactatctATTCGCGACAAAAGTTCcctctctttagtcccgggtcattcacccgggactgaagacccctttagtcccagttggtactaccaatcgggactaaaaagttttaaaaaaattaaaaaaaactgcCAACCCTGGGCCCACGCCCGCGCCAGCCCTGTGCTACGCCGCCCTCCTGGAGCTGCCGTGATTCCATTGAGTCCAATGCTTGGCTACTGGTTCTCATCTCCCTTCCAGCACGTCCTGGAGAGGAGTCAAGTGTCAGTGACAGGTGGCAACTCGAGCATACCTGGAGCTCTGGACTCCTGCCCGCACCTGCCTGGAGCTCCGGACTCCTGCCCGCGCCTGGCTGCCCCACCCACCGCTGCTGCCGCCCCACCGACCGCCGACATCCGTGGCCCCgcaagagagggagagggaggaagaggggggagagggagggggcgagcATATCTgtgccccgcgcgccgccgcgtcccaCCTACGCCCCACCACCTCCGGCTGGTCGCCGCTCCCCCGTGCGCTACTGCCCTGCACCTCGCCCCGctaccgctcctcactgccaatGAGAGgcaagcagagggggaaggggaggggcaacagagggggagggggcgggagaggaagggggaggggagagggagggccgagggagggagggggagggggcggcgggtaGAAGtgtgagagagaagagataagggagatgaggaagataaggtggaggtcgGGAGAGAGGGGGCCGCGTGCGTGGAAAGGAttgttttgtcccggttgatggacaaccgggattaaagatttttccaaccgggataaaacgccCCCTCGTCCCACTagatttaatcccggttggtaattccggATGTGTCATGacgtgatgatatcatacgtggaggctgtggtaaaaaattgagaaggtttcgcacaatttgtcacgcacgatgtttacaaaccgaagcatctccgaAGAAGAATTGTAGCGTTTTGGcacctggcactcggcaaagaggcatCCTTTGCCGAATGTTTTTGCCagctggcactcggcaaagaggccagttttgccgagtgtttttaccattagacactcggcaaatccgcCGTCACCGTCTTCTCCCCGTCACGTACCTTTGCCGAGAGTCggtttagcactcggcaaagtgtttgccgagtgcccgacaaaaaacactcggcaaagaaacgtTTGCCGAGTAAATCGATGCCCAgtgatgtttgccgagtgtaacactcggcaaagcttttgctaagtgtttttggggcttcgccgagtgcccagggcactcggcaaatctgttgtttccggtagtgtataatttggaatggagggagtataatacTCCACTCGTTCAAAAATGATAGGTATATTTTTATATACACTCGGTCAAAATTACATAAATTTAACTTAGGACAAAAgataaaatgacttataataatttggaacgaacgGAGTATAATATAATAAGATGAATGTACTAAATGGCTCACGTGTTCGTGGTTGGATTACCACCTAAAGTTGTACGTTCACTCGCTGACTGCATTATTCACGCTAGCTGTAGCACTAGtatttcctccgtttcaaattgtgaaataaatttagaaa encodes the following:
- the LOC117857216 gene encoding uncharacterized protein; translated protein: MVFGKVAIVIGSGIVGTVLTGGESSLPDFKDVISGAFKFMTKGAKQSKDGPSTSSPHTAQLLTQVNYLREELNMLSKSNHVAIVTVDGRPGPGAYGITAVVIGAIGYLFIRWKGWKLSDMMFVTKRGFTDACNAVGKQVDQVSESVHAAKRHLAGRIDRVDCTLDECQEITEATRNEVTIIHGDLSAFQKDMESVHLVVRNLETKLGRLAYTQDRTTRGIYDLCEFTKKLEQSPKADTRQVTSSTPRPAIESSERAARAASLPPALEPESPSAQSPRAEAPKVVRSTTMSASGLSMLVGTTMPPKRDHQGAFSRASSMKEGSSELPSGAPSSAEPSPRRSTSSTLFGGFGFLRSYAS